A genomic stretch from Clavelina lepadiformis chromosome 5, kaClaLepa1.1, whole genome shotgun sequence includes:
- the LOC143461263 gene encoding SNARE-associated protein Snapin-like — MAKKDDISCNINSGLFEILKPAVEKIDDNVRSVQQSQRELQEKIDAVSAELQRIGEKQPATVNLEPYIKKLISTKRRVVLISNIVQNVQDRLTRLQKSAEAETLRKQAHVQAQNALIGVTQSLNVKKE; from the exons ATGGCTAAGAAGGATGACATAAGTTGCAATATTAATTctggtttgtttgaaatccTGAAACCTGCAGTTGAGAAAATAGATGACAATGTGCGATCAGTTCAGCAGTCACag AGGGAGCTGCAGGAAAAGATTGATGCTGTGTCAGCAGAATTACAACGTATAGGTGAGAAACAACCAGCAACAGTCAATCTTGAACCATATATTAAGAAGCTGATCAGCACCAAACGAAGAGTTGTTCTTATAAGCAACATTGTTCAAAATGTGCAAGACAGATTAACAAGACTGCAAAAATCAGCAGAAGCTGAGACTCTTCGCAAACAAGCGCACGTTCAGGCTCAGAATGCGTTAATTGGAGTCACTCAGTCTTTAAACGTTAAAAAGGAATGA
- the LOC143461262 gene encoding 3-hydroxyacyl-CoA dehydrogenase type-2-like yields the protein MAGIILKGMVGLVTGGASGLGKATVQRLVRNGCKVVMFDLPSSEGQKVASEVGGDCVFHPGDVTSPEDVTSAIDAAKNLGNLRVTVNCAGIGIAVKTYNNHKDRIHPLDEFQRVIDVNVCGTFNVIRFAAREMAKNEPGPSDERGVIINTASIAAYEGQIGQAAYGASKGAIVSMTLPIARDLASCGIRVMTIAPGLFETPLLGSLPEKVRTYLGKQAPFPTRLGDPAEYAHLVQTIVENQMLNGSVIRLDAAIRMQP from the coding sequence ATGGCTGGAATAATACTTAAAGGTATGGTTGGTCTTGTTACTGGTGGTGCCTCTGGTTTGGGGAAAGCAACAGTGCAGAGATTGGTACGAAATGGCTGCAAAGTGGTTATGTTTGATTTGCCTTCCTCTGAAGGTCAAAAGGTTGCTTCAGAAGTAGGAGGTGATTGTGTTTTCCATCCTGGTGATGTTACATCTCCAGAAGATGTTACATCTGCAATTGATGCTGCCAAAAATCTTGGCAATCTCAGAGTGACCGTCAATTGTGCTGGAATAGGAATTGCTGTAAAAACTTATAACAATCATAAGGATAGAATTCACCCGCTAGATGAATTTCAAAGAGTAATTGATGTCAACGTTTGTGGTACCTTCAACGTAATTCGCTTTGCTGCTAgagaaatggcaaaaaatgaaCCTGGTCCAAGCGACGAGCGTGGTGTAATCATTAATACAGCGAGTATTGCAGCTTATGAAGGGCAGATTGGTCAGGCTGCATATGGCGCAAGCAAGGGGGCAATAGTCAGCATGACTTTGCCAATTGCTCGTGATCTAGCGTCATGTGGAATACGAGTCATGACCATTGCTCCTGGATTGTTCGAAACTCCATTGTTGGGCTCACTGCCAGAGAAGGTGAGAACGTATTTGGGAAAACAAGCTCCTTTTCCAACTCGACTTGGGGACCCAGCAGAATATGCTCACCTTGTCCAGACTATCGTTGAAAATCAGATGTTGAATGGTTCTGTCATCAGGCTTGATGCAGCTATAAGGATGCAACCTTAA
- the LOC143458900 gene encoding uncharacterized protein LOC143458900 produces FDCEDFAQNNNLPHKKRRHDGNYPQKYHQRYKKNYREEDRNWRQSDNFRDENRFHNRKNGNHGRYRDSESAWDIQIDLIGFKVKDPMIHVCETCSLPIRSYGRMIPCKHVFCFSCAKKTDNNCPRCKESVQRIEQCPLGSVWLCSITQSCKRTYLSQRDLQAHINHRHNKPPVSSVLPHPLVLPPVSMVGVGAPPITVPPPQLIQPPPGDPFLLVSAARNATTPTVPAVQPGVVDTTPRPSSNLITIQIQDNQSDSYPPPPPPGRPANQPQIYTNAPKQPTTMQY; encoded by the exons TTTGATTGTGAAGATTTCGCTCAG AACAACAACTTACCCCATAAAAAACGAAGACATGATGGAAATTATCCTCAAAAATATCACCAGAGGTACAAGAAGAATTATCGTGAAGAAGACAGAAATTGGCGTCAATCAG ACAATTTTCGAGATGAAAATCGATTTCATAATCGAAAAAATGGCAATCACGGGAGATACAGGGATTCGGAGAGTGCTTGGGACATTCAG ATTGACTTAATTGGTTTCAAAGTAAAGGATCCAATGATTCATGTTTGTGAAACTTGTTCATTGCCAATTCGAAGTTATGGCAGAATG ATTCCTTGCAAAcatgttttttgcttttcctGTGCCAAAAAGACTGACAACAATTGTCCAAG ATGCAAAGAAAGTGTTCAACGGATAGAACAGTGTCCACTTGGAAGTGTTTGGCTGTGTTCGATTACGCAGAGTTGCAAACGAACTTATCTTTCTCAGAGAGACTTACAAGCCCACATTAACCATCGCCACAATAAGCCACCTGTTAGTTCAGTCCTCCCTCACCCATTGGTGTTACCTCCAGTTAGCATGGTCGGAGTAGGAGCTCCCCCAATTACTGTCCCGCCTCCGCAGCTCATCCAGCCTCCACCAGGGGATCCATTTTTGCTTGTCTCTGCTGCGCGAAATGCAACCACACCAACAGTTCCAGCGGTTCAACCAGGTGTTGTTGACACTACACCACGTCCTAGTAGCAACCTTATCACTATACAGATTCAGGATAACCAGTCAGACTCGTATCCTCCTCCCCCTCCTCCTGGAAGACCAGCAAATCAACCACAGATTTACACAAACGCACCAAAGCAGCCAACCACTATGCAATATTGA
- the LOC143461260 gene encoding origin recognition complex subunit 5-like, producing the protein MSVEEVGLPARQKQVQQLTTLFHHPSHSAVPSIFIYGHSSTGKSVTLSHVLKTRKLTHVIVNCVECYTTSLLFLEVLRSFSSNEESIWKCDNMNDFVRNLRKILSKSEEAVYIVFDKAESLRDRNVNILPAIMNLQELTSCNLCVILVSELPWEKFYNGIGLRDPFIIFFPDYTKEELVEVLCHLRSPDTDLDFYRHYVTMVLAVFFLACRDLRELRHLAEMNFSIYKEPIEKGVATVNDKHKLWKNLEPHLRSALQKLYMREVSSDEWEKLQSKSSETALVKRQNIVELPFYSKFILISAYLASYNPAKTDRRFFVKNAGKMKRTAHSMKKDEKKSAHLRGPHAFPLDRMMAIFYSIVDGRVPPTANIFAQISSLVSLRFLSQIGHEDQIDSPRYKCIVSLEFITSIAKTVNFEIIRYLFDFV; encoded by the exons ATGAGCGTTGAAGAAGTTGGTCTACCGGCTCGCCAGAAACAAGTCCAACAGCTGACCACTTTATTCCACCACCCTTCACACTCGGCAGTGccaagtatttttatttatggtCACTCATCTACAGGAAAAAGTGTGACGTTGTCACATGTCCTAAAGACCAGAAAG CTAACACATGTTATTGTTAACTGCGTTGAATGTTACACAACATCACTACTCTTCCTAGAAGTTTTGCGATCTTTTTCTTCCAATGAAGAATCGATATGGAAGTGTGATAACATGAATGACTTTGTGAGAAATCTTAGAAAAATCCTTTCCAAGTCAGAAGAAGCTGTATACATT GTCTTTGATAAAGCAGAGTCATTACGTGATAGAAATGTTAACATTTTGCCAGCAATTATGAATCTACAAGAATTG ACATCGTGCAATCTTTGCGTCATACTTGTCAGTGAATTGCCATGGGAGAAATTTTACAATGGAATAGGACTTCGTGATCCATTTATTATATTCTTTCCTGATTACACAAAAG AAGAGCTTGTGGAAGTCTTGTGCCATTTGCGATCTCCGGACACGGACTTGGATTTCTACCGACATTACGTTACGATGGTGCTGGCTGTATTTTTTCTGGCATGTCGTGATCTACGGGAACTGAGGCATTTG GCTGAGAtgaatttttcaatttataaagAGCCAATTGAAAAGGGTGTTGCGACAGTAAATGATAAGCATAAACTATGGAAGAACCTTGAGCCACATCTGCGCAGTGCCTTACAAAAGCTTTACATGAGAGAAGTTTCAAG TGATGAGTGGGAAAAACTACAAAGCAAATCATCGGAAACTGCCTTAGTTAAAcggcaaaatattgttgaacTCCCATTCTATTCCAAGTTTATACTAATATCAGCTTATTTAGCTTCCTACAATCCGGCGAAAACAGATCGAAGGTTCTTTGTGAAG AATGCGGGCAAGATGAAAAGGACAGCTCATTCCATGAAGAAGGATGAAAAGAAAAGCGCTCATTTGCGTGGACCTCATGCTTTTCCTCTTGACCGCATGATGGCAATATTTTATTCCATTGTCGACGGAAGGGTTCCACCAACCGCCAATATCTTCGCTCAG ATTTCGTCCCTTGTTTCGTTGCGATTTTTGAGCCAAATTGGTCACGAAGACCAGATAGACAGCCCCAGATATAAATGCATCGTTTCTTTGGAATTTATCACGAGTATTGCGAA aACGGTCAACTTTGAAATTATCCGTTATTTGTTTGACTTCGTATGA
- the LOC143459588 gene encoding peptidyl-prolyl cis-trans isomerase-like 1, with product MSGIPPSTWRPSNVIMQTSMGTFEIELYWNHAPRTCANFTELCRRGYYNKTKFHRIIENFMIQGGDPTATGRGGASIYGPQFDDEIHRDLKHTGAGILSMANSGPNTNGSQFFITLAPTQWLDGKHAIFGRISKGMGIVKMIGMVETSQQDRPTQDILIQSAYCIDDNQVRIDSY from the exons ATGTCAGGAATTCCACCTTCTACATGGCGGCCGTCCAACGTGATAATGCAAACATC CATGGGAACATTTGAAATTGAGCTATACTGGAACCACGCACCTAGAACTTGTGCAAATTTCACAGAACTTTGTCGAAGAGgatattataacaaaacaaaatttcatagAATCATAGAAAATTTCATGATACAGGGTGGTGATCCCACTGCAACCg gCAGAGGCGGTGCATCCATATATGGTCCCCAGTTTGATGATGAAATTCATCGGGATTTGAAGCACACAGGAGCAGGCATATTGTCCATGGCAAATTCTGGTCCAAACACAAACGGAAGCCAATTTTTTATTACCTTGGCACCTACTCAGTGGCTGGATG GTAAACATGCAATCTTTGGAAGAATCAGCAAAGGAATGGGAATTGTAAAAATGATCGGAATGGTTGAAACTTCACAACAGGACCGACCCACGCAGGATATTTTAATACAAAGTGCATATTGTATTGATGACAATCAAGTGAGGATCGACAGTTACTGA